The Deltaproteobacteria bacterium IMCC39524 region AACTACGGAACTGGGAGCCAATCGAAGTTGTTCGGCTCAACCCTGATCGGAAAAGGCCCCCCGAAGAGGTCCTATGCTCCAAAGCTGCATAATGAGAAAAGGCGACAACTATCTTGACACCTACCGCTCTAAACAATGTAAGAGGATTTCCAGTAGACACCCTTTCACTGAAAGCCTGTGACTTACCTGCTTAAACAGTTCCTACAATTATTTCTCTAAATCCTTCTTCTTTTGTAAAAATTCTTGTTGATCAATTTCTCCAGAAGCGTAACGCTTTTCAAGAATTGATAAGGCAGAAGAACTGCTTCCTGTTGTAAAAGTGCCGTGTTGTTTATTTGCGAACATGGCACGAAACAGCGTGAACAGGAGCATCAGGAATACTAAACCAAAGATAAGATGAAAAACCCCGCCGAACGGAAAGCCCAACAATCCTTCTGGGCCGCAGAACCAGTTGCCTATCGAATGTGAGTGCATTTTGTTTTCTCCAACGGTGTTCAGGTTATAGCTTTATTGCCAACAACTACCAGGGCCGTAACCATGCATGCCGTATGGTTGGCGGTCATGACCCCTTTTGGGGTTATGTTGGCTCACGGGGTGTCTGTTATGTCTAGGCCGTACTCCCTGATCTGTCATCTCTTGCTTCATTGCATCAATCAACTGAAAATACTCTGATTCAATTGAGTCAAATTCCTGCTCTTTAGCTGTCACCTGACCTACCGTGGATTCCGGGTTGTCGAGCAATTTGTAAATTTGCAGTTGTTTCAACTCAAGGTCCTCTTCAAGTTTATCCAACCGCTCTGAGTATTTATTTTCGATTTCAAGGAAAGATTTCGTTTTGCTGTAGGAAGTATCAGGACGGTGCCCATAACAATTCCAACATGCCCAGGCCGTCGTTGACGCTAACAATAAAACCAAGATCAAAATGAATGCGACCTTCTTCATAGAACCTCCTAAATCTAAAAATTCTCGTTAGTGATTGTGTTCACAGTCTGAAGAATGATGTGAATGACACCATGGGTGGAAGATTCCACACCCGCTCAACGTCAGTGTGCTAAAGAGTAGTACCGCAACAACAACTAATACTTTAAGTAGTCTCAACATTTCTTCCTCCTTATGTTTGTTGTCACTTCTATGACGAATTAAAAAATAAAAAGTTTACAAGCAAACGAACTTTTTTGATGTTAACTGACAAACTGTCAGCTAAGAGTAGGGCGTCATCCTCCCCCCGGTTGTTCGTGGCAGCCACAGCCTGATTCATCAGATGTTTTTTCTGGGAGATAACTCTTGAGCAATAGGACCAAGAGAAAGATTGCAGATACAGGATAAACTAATGATTCGGTGGTGTGATCAGCATGACCAACCCAAGACATGACATCAATTCCAGCCCATGAATAGATGCGATTAACAACCCAACCCATAGCGAGAGAACAAATCGCTATTGCAGTGGTGTAGACAACGGTAGCCGTTTTGCCGAGGTGCTTCGCAACCACTGTCATCGTTGCGGCATTGGTGGCAGGGCCTGCAAGCAAGAAGACTAAGGCTGCGCCTGGGGAGAGACCTTTAAGTACCAGAGCCGCAGCAATTGGAGTTGATGCACTGGCGCAAATGTACAAAGGGATGCCAATAACAAGCATGATCAGTAAAGAACTGTATTCTCCACCGAGGTATTGCTCAACGAATCC contains the following coding sequences:
- a CDS encoding SHOCT domain-containing protein, with amino-acid sequence MHSHSIGNWFCGPEGLLGFPFGGVFHLIFGLVFLMLLFTLFRAMFANKQHGTFTTGSSSSALSILEKRYASGEIDQQEFLQKKKDLEK